A genomic segment from Actinoplanes sichuanensis encodes:
- a CDS encoding acyl-CoA carboxylase subunit epsilon yields MNAEPLVSVVRGSLDDHEVAALAAILTSRSTSVNYPTAPQAPSDWLRSARPAATPRSWQTAALPH; encoded by the coding sequence ATGAATGCGGAACCGCTGGTCAGCGTCGTACGAGGAAGCCTAGACGATCATGAGGTGGCAGCGTTGGCCGCCATCCTGACATCTCGATCCACTTCGGTCAATTACCCCACGGCACCCCAAGCCCCCTCAGATTGGCTCCGCTCGGCCCGCCCGGCAGCCACCCCACGAAGCTGGCAGACGGCAGCCCTCCCCCACTGA
- a CDS encoding M50 family metallopeptidase has product MLSIDGVTDLWDQLLGAQPDPPGMLVLLTAVAGFLAVAVRPVWRVARNAVTIAHEGGHALIALLTGRKLKGIRLEFDTSGLTLSAGRPTGLGMVLTLLGGYIAPSLVGVLGAWLLGGNRITLLLWLAVVLLLLMLINIRNLFGVVSLLVTGAIVFAVSWYAEPETQAAFAYAGVWFLLFGGVRPVFELQSLRSRGRMRDSDADQLARLTHLPALFWVGVFLVVNLIALVSGAFLLAGQWLPEGGLSL; this is encoded by the coding sequence GTGTTGTCGATCGACGGTGTGACTGATCTCTGGGACCAGTTGTTGGGCGCGCAGCCCGACCCGCCCGGGATGCTGGTGCTGCTCACGGCGGTGGCCGGGTTCCTCGCGGTGGCGGTTCGACCGGTGTGGCGGGTGGCCCGTAACGCCGTCACGATCGCCCATGAGGGCGGTCATGCGCTGATCGCGCTGCTGACCGGCCGCAAGCTGAAGGGCATCCGCCTGGAATTCGACACGTCCGGCCTGACCCTGTCAGCCGGCCGCCCGACCGGTCTCGGCATGGTCCTCACCCTGCTCGGCGGCTATATCGCGCCGTCGCTGGTCGGTGTGCTGGGTGCCTGGCTGCTCGGCGGCAACCGGATCACGCTGCTGCTGTGGCTGGCCGTGGTGCTGCTGCTCCTCATGCTGATCAACATCAGGAACCTGTTCGGTGTGGTGTCGCTGCTGGTCACGGGCGCGATCGTGTTCGCCGTGTCCTGGTATGCGGAGCCGGAGACGCAGGCGGCCTTCGCGTACGCCGGGGTCTGGTTCCTGCTCTTCGGCGGTGTCCGCCCGGTCTTCGAGCTGCAGAGTCTGCGCAGTCGGGGCCGGATGCGCGATTCGGACGCCGACCAGTTGGCCCGGCTGACCCATCTGCCGGCGCTGTTCTGGGTCGGCGTCTTCCTCGTCGTGAACCTGATCGCCCTGGTCTCCGGCGCGTTCCTGCTGGCCGGTCAGTGGCTGCCCGAGGGCGGACTGAGCCTTTAG